One Streptomyces sp. V4I8 genomic window carries:
- a CDS encoding phage holin family protein, whose translation MSAPDGSPVGAERSIGQLFATATTEMSALVHDEIALAKAQLKQDVKRGATSGGAFTVAGAVLVFSLPMLNFALAYGIRTWSDWNLAICFLLSFAANVLVAVVLALIGVAFAKKAKKSKGPQKVAASVKETAGVLQKAKPHPRPAPATTPELEDRAPAAIEAVARSSS comes from the coding sequence ATGAGCGCACCCGACGGCAGCCCGGTCGGCGCCGAACGCAGCATCGGCCAGCTGTTCGCCACGGCGACGACCGAGATGTCGGCGCTGGTGCACGACGAGATCGCGCTGGCGAAAGCTCAGCTCAAGCAGGACGTCAAGCGCGGCGCGACGAGCGGCGGCGCGTTCACGGTGGCCGGCGCGGTGCTGGTGTTCTCCCTGCCGATGCTGAACTTCGCCCTCGCGTACGGGATTCGGACCTGGAGCGACTGGAACCTCGCGATCTGCTTCCTGCTGTCGTTCGCGGCGAATGTCCTCGTCGCCGTCGTCCTCGCGCTGATCGGGGTCGCGTTCGCCAAGAAGGCCAAGAAGAGCAAGGGCCCGCAGAAGGTCGCCGCCTCGGTGAAGGAGACGGCGGGCGTCCTGCAGAAGGCCAAGCCGCATCCGCGTCCGGCCCCGGCGACGACACCGGAGCTGGAGGACCGGGCGCCCGCGGCCATCGAGGCTGTGGCACGCTCGTCGTCATGA
- a CDS encoding alpha/beta fold hydrolase, whose translation MTDPATPSAQPASIVRLDGPWTHRDVAANGARFHIAEMGDGPLVLLLHGFPQFWWAWRHQLVALSDAGFRAVAMDLRGVGGSDRTPRGYDPANLALDITGVIRSLGEPDAALVGHDLGGYLAWTAAVMRPKLVRRLAVASMPHPRRWRSAMLSDVKQTSAGSYIWGFQRPWVPERQLTADDGALVARLVRDWSGPRLPDDEAVEMYRRAICIPSTAHCSIEPYRWMVRSLARPDGIQFNRRMKRPVRVPTLHLHGSLDPVMRTRSAAGSGEYVEAPYRWRLFDGLGHFPHEEDPVAFSTELINWLKDPEPDR comes from the coding sequence ATGACGGATCCCGCCACCCCCTCGGCGCAACCTGCCTCGATCGTACGACTGGATGGTCCCTGGACACACAGGGACGTGGCCGCCAATGGTGCGCGCTTCCACATCGCGGAGATGGGCGACGGCCCACTGGTGCTGCTCCTGCATGGCTTCCCCCAGTTCTGGTGGGCCTGGCGGCACCAGCTCGTCGCCCTCTCCGACGCGGGCTTCCGGGCCGTGGCGATGGACCTCAGGGGCGTCGGCGGCAGCGACCGCACCCCGCGTGGTTACGACCCGGCCAACCTCGCCCTCGACATCACCGGCGTGATCCGCTCACTCGGCGAGCCCGACGCCGCGCTGGTCGGCCACGACCTGGGCGGATACCTGGCGTGGACGGCGGCCGTGATGCGCCCCAAGCTGGTCCGCCGGCTCGCGGTCGCGTCCATGCCGCACCCGCGGCGCTGGCGCTCGGCGATGCTCTCGGACGTCAAGCAGACCAGTGCGGGTTCCTACATCTGGGGGTTTCAGCGGCCCTGGGTCCCCGAGCGGCAGCTGACCGCCGACGACGGGGCACTGGTCGCCCGGCTGGTCCGGGACTGGTCGGGTCCGCGCCTGCCCGACGACGAGGCGGTGGAGATGTACCGCCGTGCGATCTGCATCCCGTCGACGGCGCACTGCTCCATCGAGCCGTACCGCTGGATGGTGCGCTCGCTGGCCCGCCCCGACGGCATCCAGTTCAACCGCCGCATGAAGCGTCCGGTGCGCGTGCCAACCCTCCACCTGCACGGCTCACTCGACCCCGTGATGCGCACCCGCAGCGCGGCCGGATCCGGCGAGTACGTCGAAGCGCCGTACCGCTGGCGGCTGTTCGACGGACTCGGCCACTTCCCCCACGAGGAAGACCCGGTCGCTTTCTCCACCGAACTGATCAACTGGCTGAAAGATCCCGAACCCGATCGGTGA
- the nhaA gene encoding Na+/H+ antiporter NhaA, translating into MAAPRTPAPVRKVFGRLSLPERNFVAEALRTETVGGVLLLVAAITALVWANVPALHDSYESVGQYHLGPEALGLSLSVEHWAADGLLAIFFFVAGIELKRELVAGDLKDPKAAVLPVVAALCGMAVPALVYTLTNVTGHGSSAGWAVPTATDIAFALAVLAVIGTSLPSALRAFLLTLAVVDDLFAILIIAIFFTEQINFAALGGAVAGLAVFWLLLRKGVRGWYVYVPLALVIWGLMYNSGVHATIAGVAMGLMLRCTRREGEEHSPGERIEHLVRPLSAGLAVPLFALFSAGVAVSGDALGDVFTQPETLGVVLGLVVGKTIGIFGGTWLTARFTRASLSDDLEWADVFAVATLAGIGFTVSLLIGELAFVGDAALTDEVKAAVLMGSLTAAILATVLLKIRNAKYRRLWEDEERDEDADGIPDIYEEDEPEYHLRMAAIHDRKAAEHRRIAEEKAAARHTLAEVAGGAGEEEHRRA; encoded by the coding sequence GTGGCCGCGCCTCGCACCCCCGCCCCCGTCCGCAAGGTCTTCGGACGGCTGTCCCTCCCTGAGCGGAACTTCGTCGCGGAGGCGCTGCGTACCGAGACCGTCGGCGGGGTGCTGCTGCTCGTGGCCGCGATCACCGCGCTGGTCTGGGCGAACGTCCCCGCGCTGCACGACAGCTACGAAAGCGTCGGCCAATACCACCTCGGCCCCGAGGCCCTCGGGCTGAGTCTGTCCGTCGAGCACTGGGCCGCCGACGGGCTCCTCGCGATCTTCTTCTTCGTCGCCGGCATCGAGCTCAAGCGTGAGCTGGTGGCCGGCGATCTCAAGGATCCCAAGGCGGCCGTACTGCCGGTCGTCGCCGCGCTGTGCGGGATGGCGGTGCCCGCGCTCGTCTACACGCTGACCAATGTCACCGGGCACGGCTCGTCGGCGGGCTGGGCGGTCCCGACCGCCACGGACATCGCCTTCGCGCTCGCCGTGCTCGCCGTCATCGGCACCTCCCTGCCGAGCGCGCTGCGCGCCTTCCTGCTCACCCTCGCCGTCGTCGACGACCTCTTCGCGATCCTGATCATCGCGATCTTCTTCACCGAGCAGATCAACTTCGCCGCGCTCGGCGGTGCCGTGGCCGGGCTGGCCGTCTTCTGGCTGCTGCTCAGGAAGGGCGTACGCGGGTGGTACGTCTACGTCCCGCTCGCCCTCGTCATCTGGGGGCTGATGTACAACAGCGGCGTCCACGCCACCATCGCGGGCGTGGCGATGGGTCTGATGCTGCGCTGCACCCGGCGCGAGGGCGAGGAGCACTCGCCCGGCGAGCGCATCGAGCATCTCGTACGTCCCCTGTCGGCAGGGCTGGCCGTGCCGCTGTTCGCGCTGTTCAGCGCCGGCGTGGCCGTCTCCGGCGACGCGCTCGGCGATGTCTTCACCCAGCCTGAGACGCTCGGTGTCGTCCTCGGGCTGGTCGTCGGCAAGACGATCGGCATCTTCGGGGGCACCTGGCTGACGGCACGTTTCACCAGGGCTTCGCTCAGCGACGACCTGGAGTGGGCCGACGTGTTCGCCGTCGCGACCCTCGCCGGCATCGGCTTCACCGTCTCGCTGCTCATCGGCGAGCTCGCCTTCGTGGGTGACGCGGCGCTGACCGACGAGGTCAAGGCGGCCGTACTCATGGGCTCGCTCACCGCGGCGATCCTGGCGACGGTGCTGCTGAAGATACGGAACGCCAAGTACCGCCGCTTGTGGGAGGACGAGGAGCGCGACGAGGACGCCGACGGCATTCCGGACATCTACGAAGAGGACGAGCCGGAGTACCACCTGCGGATGGCCGCCATCCACGACCGCAAGGCCGCCGAGCACCGCCGTATCGCCGAGGAGAAGGCCGCAGCACGCCACACGCTTGCCGAAGTGGCGGGCGGGGCAGGCGAGGAGGAGCATCGTCGGGCATGA
- the nth gene encoding endonuclease III: MKKSAAVKKSATTTTSAAAKKATAKKAAPAKRAATAKKVTAKKGIAKKGIAKKGIGKKPAIAPEDGSVAVKGASSVRTVAAKPPAAESRTALVRRARRINRELAEVYPYAHPELDFANSFQLLVATVLSAQTTDLRVNQTTPALFAKYPTPEDLAVANPEEVEEILRPCGFFRAKTKSVMGLSKALVENHGGEVPGRLEDLVKLPGVGRKTAFVVLGNAFGRPGITVDTHFQRLVRRWQWTEQTDPDKIEAEIGALFPKSEWTDLSHHVIWHGRRICHARKPACGACPIAPLCPAYGEGETDPEKAKNLLKYEKGGFPGQRLNPPQSYLDAGGKPAPPLRAAG; the protein is encoded by the coding sequence GTGAAGAAGTCGGCTGCGGTGAAGAAATCGGCGACCACTACGACGTCGGCGGCTGCCAAGAAGGCGACGGCCAAGAAGGCCGCCCCTGCGAAGCGCGCGGCGACCGCGAAGAAGGTGACCGCCAAGAAGGGGATCGCCAAGAAGGGGATCGCCAAGAAGGGGATCGGCAAGAAACCCGCCATCGCTCCCGAGGATGGCAGTGTCGCGGTCAAGGGCGCCTCTTCCGTCAGGACGGTCGCCGCGAAGCCCCCTGCGGCCGAGTCCCGTACCGCTCTCGTTCGTCGTGCGCGGCGTATTAACCGTGAGCTCGCCGAGGTCTACCCGTACGCCCACCCCGAACTGGACTTCGCCAACTCGTTCCAGCTCCTGGTCGCCACGGTTCTGTCCGCCCAGACCACCGACCTGCGCGTCAACCAGACGACGCCCGCGCTCTTCGCCAAGTACCCCACTCCCGAGGATCTGGCCGTCGCCAATCCGGAGGAGGTCGAGGAGATCCTCCGTCCGTGCGGGTTTTTCCGGGCCAAGACCAAGTCCGTCATGGGCCTGTCGAAAGCGCTGGTGGAGAACCATGGCGGGGAGGTCCCGGGGCGGCTCGAAGACCTGGTGAAGCTGCCCGGCGTCGGTCGCAAGACGGCCTTCGTGGTGCTCGGCAACGCCTTCGGGCGTCCAGGCATCACCGTGGACACGCACTTCCAGCGGCTCGTGCGGCGCTGGCAGTGGACCGAGCAGACGGACCCCGACAAGATCGAGGCGGAGATCGGCGCGCTGTTCCCCAAGAGCGAGTGGACGGACCTCTCGCACCATGTGATCTGGCACGGCCGCCGCATCTGCCACGCCCGCAAGCCCGCGTGCGGTGCCTGCCCCATAGCGCCGCTCTGTCCGGCCTACGGCGAGGGCGAGACGGACCCGGAGAAGGCGAAGAACCTTCTGAAGTACGAGAAGGGCGGCTTTCCGGGGCAGCGCCTCAATCCTCCGCAGTCCTATCTCGACGCCGGAGGCAAGCCGGCGCCGCCGTTGAGGGCGGCCGGGTGA
- a CDS encoding CoA pyrophosphatase: protein MTRASDTQDGPVMLSKDGLPDWLDPVVRVVETVEPVQLSRFLPPENGAGRQSAVLILFGEGECGPELLLMERASSLRSHAGQPSFPGGALDPEDGDPQADGPLRAALREAEEETGLDPSGVQLFGVLPRLYIPVSGFVVTPVLGWWREPSPVDVVDPNETARVFTVPVADLTNPDNRATTVHPSGHRGPAFLVESALVWGFTAGIIDRLLHFSGWERPWDRQKQVPLDWRS from the coding sequence ATGACGCGGGCGAGTGACACGCAGGACGGGCCGGTGATGCTGAGCAAGGACGGGCTGCCGGACTGGCTGGACCCGGTGGTGCGGGTGGTCGAGACGGTCGAGCCGGTGCAGCTGAGCCGGTTCCTGCCGCCGGAGAACGGCGCGGGGCGGCAGTCCGCCGTACTGATTCTCTTCGGTGAGGGTGAGTGCGGGCCCGAGCTGCTGCTGATGGAGCGGGCCAGCTCGCTGCGTTCCCATGCCGGGCAGCCCTCGTTCCCGGGCGGTGCCCTCGACCCCGAGGACGGCGACCCGCAGGCCGACGGGCCGCTGCGGGCCGCACTCCGTGAAGCCGAGGAAGAGACCGGGCTCGACCCGAGCGGCGTTCAGCTCTTCGGCGTCCTGCCCCGGCTGTACATCCCGGTCAGCGGCTTCGTCGTCACGCCCGTGCTGGGCTGGTGGCGCGAGCCGAGCCCGGTCGACGTCGTCGATCCCAACGAGACGGCCCGCGTCTTCACCGTCCCCGTGGCGGATCTCACGAATCCGGACAACCGCGCCACGACCGTCCACCCCAGCGGCCACCGAGGCCCGGCATTTCTGGTCGAATCGGCCCTGGTGTGGGGCTTTACGGCGGGAATCATCGACCGCCTCCTCCATTTCTCGGGTTGGGAGCGGCCTTGGGACCGCCAGAAGCAGGTCCCGCTCGACTGGCGGTCATGA
- a CDS encoding MarP family serine protease, which produces MNVLDILLLVAAVWFAIVGYRQGFVVGILSVIGFLGGGLVAVYLLPVIWDALTDNAEVSTTAAVVAVVVVIVCASVGQALTTHLGNKLRRYITWSPARALDATGGALVNVVAMLLVAWLIGSALAGTTLPTLGKEVRNSKVLLGVSRALPDQADTWFADFSSVLAQNGFPQVFSPFSNEPINEVQPPDPALANSPVATRAQRSIVKVMGTAPSCGKVLEGTGFVFAERRVMTNAHVVGGVDEPTVQIGGEGKRYDATVVLYDWERDIAVLDVPDLDAPALQFTATDAESGDSAIIAGFPENGAYDVRAARVRGRLPANGPDIYHRGTVRRDVYSLYATVRQGNSGGPLLTPQGKVYGVVFAKSLDDAETGYALTADEIQEDIVKGRTANQQVDSDSCAL; this is translated from the coding sequence GTGAACGTGCTGGACATCCTGTTGCTGGTCGCCGCCGTGTGGTTCGCGATCGTGGGCTACCGCCAGGGCTTCGTCGTCGGCATCCTGTCGGTGATCGGCTTCCTCGGTGGCGGTCTCGTGGCCGTGTACCTCCTCCCGGTCATCTGGGACGCGCTGACCGACAACGCCGAGGTGAGCACGACCGCCGCCGTCGTCGCGGTCGTTGTCGTCATCGTCTGCGCCTCCGTCGGCCAGGCCCTGACCACCCACCTCGGCAACAAGCTGCGCCGGTACATCACCTGGTCCCCGGCCCGCGCCCTGGACGCCACCGGCGGCGCCCTCGTCAACGTCGTCGCGATGCTCCTCGTGGCCTGGCTGATCGGCTCCGCCCTCGCCGGGACGACGCTGCCGACGCTCGGCAAGGAGGTCCGTAACTCCAAGGTGTTGCTCGGCGTCTCGCGGGCGTTGCCCGACCAGGCCGACACCTGGTTCGCGGACTTCTCCTCCGTGCTGGCGCAGAACGGCTTCCCGCAGGTCTTCAGCCCGTTCTCGAACGAGCCGATCAACGAGGTCCAGCCGCCCGACCCCGCCCTGGCCAACAGCCCGGTCGCCACCCGAGCCCAGCGATCCATCGTCAAGGTGATGGGTACGGCGCCGAGTTGCGGCAAGGTCCTGGAGGGCACCGGCTTCGTCTTCGCCGAACGCCGCGTCATGACCAACGCGCATGTCGTCGGCGGCGTCGACGAACCCACCGTCCAGATCGGCGGCGAGGGCAAGAGGTACGACGCGACGGTCGTCCTCTATGACTGGGAGCGCGACATCGCCGTACTCGACGTGCCCGACCTGGACGCGCCCGCACTGCAGTTCACCGCCACCGACGCCGAGAGCGGCGACAGCGCGATCATCGCCGGCTTCCCGGAGAACGGGGCGTACGACGTGCGTGCCGCGCGCGTGCGCGGGCGCCTGCCGGCCAACGGCCCCGACATCTACCACCGGGGCACGGTGCGCCGTGATGTCTACTCGCTGTACGCGACCGTCCGCCAGGGCAACTCCGGCGGTCCGCTGCTCACGCCCCAGGGCAAGGTGTACGGCGTGGTCTTCGCCAAGTCCCTCGATGACGCCGAGACCGGTTACGCGCTCACCGCGGACGAGATCCAGGAGGACATCGTCAAGGGGCGTACCGCCAACCAGCAGGTGGACAGCGACAGCTGCGCGCTCTGA
- the acs gene encoding acetate--CoA ligase: MSNESLANLLKEERRFAPPADLASDANVTAEAYEQAKADRLGFWAEQARRLTWAKEPTETLDWSNPPFAKWFKDGELNVAYNCVDRHVEAGHGDRVAIHFEGEPGDSRALTYAELKDEVSKAANALLELGVQKGDRVAVYMPMIPETAVAMLACARIGAAHSVVFGGFSADALATRIQDADAKVVITSDGGYRRGKPSALKPAVDEAIGKVDNVEHVLVVRRTGQDVAWDDSRDVWWHEIVERQSTEHTPEAFNAEQPLFILYTSGTTGKPKGILHTSGGYLTQTAYTHHAVFDLKPETDVYWCTADVGWVTGHSYIVYGPLANGATQVMYEGTPDTPHQGRFWEIVQKYGVTILYTAPTAIRTFMKWGDDIPAKFDLSSLRVLGSVGEPINPEAWIWYRKHIGADITPIVDTWWQTETGAMMISPLPGVTATKPGSAQTPLPGIAATVVDDEANEVPNGGGGYLVLTEPWPSMLRTIWGDDQRFLDTYWSRFEGKYFAGDGAKKDDDGDIWLLGRVDDVMLVSGHNISTTEVESALVSHPSVAEAAVVGAADETTGQAIVAFVILRGTANAEDEGLVNDLRNHVGATLGPIAKPKRILPVAELPKTRSGKIMRRLLRDVAENRQLGDVTTLTDSTVMDLIQAKLPAAPSED, translated from the coding sequence GTGAGCAACGAAAGCCTGGCCAACCTGCTGAAGGAAGAGCGCAGGTTCGCACCCCCCGCCGACCTGGCCTCCGACGCCAACGTCACGGCGGAGGCGTATGAGCAGGCCAAGGCTGACAGGCTCGGCTTCTGGGCCGAGCAGGCCCGTCGGCTGACCTGGGCCAAGGAGCCGACGGAGACGCTGGACTGGTCGAACCCGCCGTTCGCGAAGTGGTTCAAGGACGGCGAACTCAACGTCGCGTACAACTGCGTGGACCGGCATGTGGAGGCCGGGCACGGCGACCGGGTCGCCATCCACTTCGAGGGCGAGCCCGGCGACAGCCGCGCCCTCACTTACGCCGAGCTCAAGGACGAGGTCTCCAAGGCCGCCAACGCCCTGCTGGAGCTGGGGGTTCAGAAGGGCGACCGGGTCGCCGTCTATATGCCGATGATCCCCGAGACGGCGGTCGCGATGCTGGCCTGCGCCCGTATCGGCGCCGCGCACTCCGTCGTCTTCGGCGGCTTCTCGGCGGACGCCCTCGCCACCCGGATCCAGGACGCGGACGCCAAGGTCGTCATCACCTCCGACGGCGGCTACCGGCGCGGCAAGCCGTCCGCGCTCAAGCCGGCCGTCGACGAGGCGATCGGCAAGGTGGACAACGTCGAGCACGTCCTCGTCGTACGGCGCACCGGCCAGGACGTCGCCTGGGACGACAGCCGTGACGTCTGGTGGCACGAGATCGTCGAGCGGCAGTCCACCGAGCACACCCCCGAGGCCTTCAACGCCGAGCAGCCGCTCTTCATCCTCTACACGTCCGGCACGACGGGTAAGCCGAAGGGCATCCTGCACACCTCCGGCGGCTACCTCACCCAGACCGCGTACACCCACCACGCCGTCTTCGACCTCAAGCCGGAGACGGATGTCTACTGGTGCACCGCCGACGTCGGCTGGGTCACCGGACACTCGTACATCGTGTACGGGCCGCTGGCGAACGGCGCGACGCAGGTCATGTACGAGGGGACGCCGGACACGCCGCACCAGGGCCGCTTCTGGGAGATCGTGCAGAAGTACGGGGTGACCATCCTGTACACGGCGCCGACCGCCATCCGTACGTTCATGAAGTGGGGCGACGACATCCCCGCGAAGTTCGACCTCAGCAGCCTGCGCGTGCTGGGTTCCGTGGGTGAGCCGATCAACCCCGAGGCGTGGATCTGGTACCGCAAGCACATCGGCGCGGACATCACGCCGATCGTGGACACCTGGTGGCAGACCGAGACCGGCGCGATGATGATCTCGCCGCTGCCGGGGGTCACCGCGACCAAGCCCGGTTCCGCGCAGACGCCGCTGCCCGGCATCGCCGCGACCGTCGTCGACGACGAGGCGAACGAGGTGCCCAACGGCGGTGGCGGCTACCTGGTCCTGACCGAGCCGTGGCCGTCGATGCTGCGCACGATCTGGGGCGACGACCAGCGGTTCCTCGACACGTACTGGTCGCGCTTCGAGGGCAAGTACTTCGCCGGTGACGGGGCGAAGAAGGACGACGACGGCGACATCTGGCTCCTCGGGCGCGTCGACGACGTCATGCTCGTGTCGGGCCACAACATCTCCACCACCGAGGTCGAGTCCGCCCTCGTCTCCCACCCCTCCGTCGCCGAGGCGGCCGTCGTCGGTGCCGCCGACGAGACGACCGGACAGGCCATCGTCGCCTTCGTGATCCTGCGCGGTACGGCGAACGCCGAGGACGAGGGCCTGGTCAACGACCTGCGCAACCACGTCGGCGCGACCCTCGGCCCGATCGCCAAGCCGAAGCGGATCCTGCCGGTGGCCGAGCTGCCCAAGACCCGCTCCGGCAAGATCATGCGCCGGCTGCTGCGCGACGTCGCCGAGAACCGCCAGCTCGGTGATGTGACGACGCTGACCGACTCGACCGTCATGGACCTCATCCAGGCCAAGCTCCCGGCGGCGCCGAGCGAGGACTGA